The following proteins are encoded in a genomic region of Necator americanus strain Aroian chromosome II, whole genome shotgun sequence:
- a CDS encoding hypothetical protein (NECATOR_CHRII.G5965.T1), with protein MTVQQMEENGYEAALDQIASLLQRPDQLEKLPEMRKRADRKKAAVEAMLRTGVQSQLEGIRTAIAHLHTASEDISAIETGIAAIRHRLTPFPQLREKMRELRDANARHGQYAAAMENLKHIFNINQTIHDTKVALDQGKLLAAHKNIMDLELARDELLFEVHKSNSPNKDYEKNLLITFFIKVDELVTDLSSNMWFVIGRALEMVKGSETGSGPQELVTCIRIVEREERIDNYYLEKKAHGSAFMPPGRPRQLRKKAFEVLEKTVWSRVEGNQLEDRSLNKAWLARYLEVCRKVIVDDLQLARAAVPCFPPDYQIYDRFVHMYHNCVCKRLREIAAERLEKSEVVQLLSWIQTYGAEELLGNRRLQINTVALLEDVPVLSRTTLNSLYDSFIEMTRNDMKIWLEKTLSAEKDDWNKHVRPDEDNFGYFYTSLPNIMFGMLRDTVTLAKEVSVEVIPNVINLTIEEFFAFANSYKDAFTAYRNKYFENRSNFREFTSTMIAIANNLHTCIESTDKYMQQVRLSMENDEQQDCSIAGRRAVGRQQIIDNIDRLNARWSSAVGVAVNFLLEEICEDLNPHLAELFSRKWLVGCSAPETICMTVQDYFADHRHLRPATRCALLMDLQFRIVGEYLKAIDSRRLTFATYEERSAAGSRMKADATRLETLFQQLLDTGDISEPFSLVTSLISSCGDVISLRDKSLLTLEVTTFSRKYPNIPLDLLAALLASRDDVSRSEAKSMAEEVMSHVQFHPKDRVLDQLFASVIGRSDSSSWKPNLDMMNMLSSFMRRDQPQS; from the exons ATGACAGTTCAGCAGATGGAAGAAAATGGGTATGAAGCCGCTTTGGATCAAATCGCTTCACTCCTTCAAAGGCCTGATCAATTGGAAAAGCTTCCAGAAATGCGCAAGCGGGCTGATAGAAAAAAG GCTGCAGTAGAAGCTATGCTACGTACGGGAGTTCAATCGCAATTGGAAGGGATTCGTACAGCCATCGCACATTTGCATACTGCTTCTGAGGATATTAGTGCAATTGAGACGGG CATCGCGGCTATTCGGCATCGTCTCACGCCATTTCCACAGCTTCGAGAGAAAATGCGCGAACTACGCGATGCTAATGCGCGACACG GACAGTATGCTGCTGCAATGGAGAACTTGAAACACATCTTCAACATCAATCAGACAATTCACGACACTAAAGTGGCTTTAGATCAAGGAAAGTTGCTTGCGGCTCACAAGAA CATCATGGATTTGGAGTTAGCGCGAGACGAACTTCTTTTCGAAGTGCATAAGTCGAATTCACCGAATAAAGATTACGAGAAAAAT ctccTTATCACGTTTTTCATCAAAGTAGATGAACTAGTCACGGACCTTAGCAGTAATATGTGGTTTGTGATTGGTCGTGCATTAGAAATGGTAAAAGGTAGCGAAACAGGCAGTGGCCCCCAGGAGCTTGTCACATGTATTCGTATTGTCGAACGAGAGGAACG TATTGATAACTATTACTTAGAAAAGAAGGCTCATGGTAGTGCATTCATGCCTCCAGGTCGACCTCGGCAATTAAGAAAGAAAGCTTTTGAG GTTCTCGAGAAAACTGTTTGGAGCCGCGTCGAGGGCAACCAACTCGAGGATCGTAGCTTAAATAAAGCCTGGCTTGCCAG GTACCTCGAAGTTTGCCGAAAGGTAATCGTAGACGATCTGCAACTGGCTCGTGCCGCAGTCCCTTGCTTTCCTCCAGACTACCAAATTTACGACAGATTTGTTCACATGTATCACAACTGTGTGTGCAAACGG cttCGTGAAATTGCTGCAGAACGTCTGGAGAAAAGTGAGGTTGTTCAGTTGTTAAGTTGGATACAAACCTATGG TGCAGAAGAGTTGTTGGGCAATCGTCGTTTACAAATTAATACTGTTGCACTATTGGAAGATGTTCCGGTGCTGTCGAGAACGACACTCAACTCATTGTATGACAG TTTCATTGAAATGACACGGAATGATATGAAGATCTGGCTTGAAAAGACACTGAGTGCTGAAAAGGAT GACTGGAATAAACATGTGCGTCCGGATGAGGATAACTTTGGTTATTTCTACACTAGCTTACCGAATATTATGTTTGGAATGCTGAGGGACACG GTTACCCTTGCTAAAGAAGTGAGCGTAGAAGTGATTCCGAACGTCATAAATTTGACAATAGAAGAGTTTTTCGCCTTCGCAAATTCTTATAAAG ATGCTTTTACGGCCTATCGCAACAAGTACTTCGAGAACAGGAGCAACTTCAGAGAATTCACATCTACTATG ATTGCAATAGCTAACAATCTGCACACTTGCATCGAATCCACAGATAAGTACATGCAGCAG GTTCGTTTATCCATGGAGAACGATGAACAGCAGGACTGTAGCATTGCTGGCCGACGTGCTGTTGGCCGCCAACAAATCATCGACAACATAGACCGTCTTAACGCGAGATGGAGTAGTGCTGTTGGCGTCGC AGTTAATTTCCTGCTTGAAGAAATATGTGAGGATCTGAATCCGCACCTTGCAGAGttgttttctagaaaatg GCTCGTCGGCTGTTCAGCTCCGGAAACCATTTGCATGACTGTGCAAGACTACTTCGCTGACCACCGTCATCTTCGCCCAGCTACGCGATGTGCGCTTTTGATGGACCTGCAGTTCAGAATAGTTGGCGAATACCTCAAAGCGATCGATTCTCG TCGTCTAACGTTTGCGACGTACGAGGAACGCTCAGCAGCAGGTTCTCGTATGAAGGCTGATGCTACACGGCTAGAGACTTTATTCCAGCAACTTCTCGATACTGGAGATATTAGCGAGCCA TTCTCTCTGGTGACGTCGTTAATCTCGAGCTGCGGTGATGTAATTAGCCTTCGTGACAAATCACTGCTCACACTTGAAGTGACAACATTTAGTAGAAAATATCCGAATATCCCACTCGACTTACTTGCAGCTCTCCTTGCGAGTCGAGATGATGTTTCACGCAGTGAAGCGAA ATCAATGGCCGAAGAGGTGATGTCGCACGTGCAGTTCCATCCAAAAGATCGTGTCCTCGATCAGTTGTTTGCATCCGTGATCGGCCGCAGCGACTCTTCTTCGTGGAAGCCCAATTTGGACATGATGAATATGTTGTCGTCATTCATGCGAAGAGACCAGCCTCAGTCATAG
- a CDS encoding hypothetical protein (NECATOR_CHRII.G5965.T2), with protein sequence MEENGYEAALDQIASLLQRPDQLEKLPEMRKRADRKKAAVEAMLRTGVQSQLEGIRTAIAHLHTASEDISAIETGIAAIRHRLTPFPQLREKMRELRDANARHGQYAAAMENLKHIFNINQTIHDTKVALDQGKLLAAHKNIMDLELARDELLFEVHKSNSPNKDYEKNLLITFFIKVDELVTDLSSNMWFVIGRALEMVKGSETGSGPQELVTCIRIVEREERIDNYYLEKKAHGSAFMPPGRPRQLRKKAFEVLEKTVWSRVEGNQLEDRSLNKAWLARYLEVCRKVIVDDLQLARAAVPCFPPDYQIYDRFVHMYHNCVCKRLREIAAERLEKSEVVQLLSWIQTYGAEELLGNRRLQINTVALLEDVPVLSRTTLNSLYDSFIEMTRNDMKIWLEKTLSAEKDDWNKHVRPDEDNFGYFYTSLPNIMFGMLRDTVTLAKEVSVEVIPNVINLTIEEFFAFANSYKDAFTAYRNKYFENRSNFREFTSTMIAIANNLHTCIESTDKYMQQVRLSMENDEQQDCSIAGRRAVGRQQIIDNIDRLNARWSSAVGVAVNFLLEEICEDLNPHLAELFSRKWLVGCSAPETICMTVQDYFADHRHLRPATRCALLMDLQFRIVGEYLKAIDSRRLTFATYEERSAAGSRMKADATRLETLFQQLLDTGDISEPFSLVTSLISSCGDVISLRDKSLLTLEVTTFSRKYPNIPLDLLAALLASRDDVSRSEAKSMAEEVMSHVQFHPKDRVLDQLFASVIGRSDSSSWKPNLDMMNMLSSFMRRDQPQS encoded by the exons ATGGAAGAAAATGGGTATGAAGCCGCTTTGGATCAAATCGCTTCACTCCTTCAAAGGCCTGATCAATTGGAAAAGCTTCCAGAAATGCGCAAGCGGGCTGATAGAAAAAAG GCTGCAGTAGAAGCTATGCTACGTACGGGAGTTCAATCGCAATTGGAAGGGATTCGTACAGCCATCGCACATTTGCATACTGCTTCTGAGGATATTAGTGCAATTGAGACGGG CATCGCGGCTATTCGGCATCGTCTCACGCCATTTCCACAGCTTCGAGAGAAAATGCGCGAACTACGCGATGCTAATGCGCGACACG GACAGTATGCTGCTGCAATGGAGAACTTGAAACACATCTTCAACATCAATCAGACAATTCACGACACTAAAGTGGCTTTAGATCAAGGAAAGTTGCTTGCGGCTCACAAGAA CATCATGGATTTGGAGTTAGCGCGAGACGAACTTCTTTTCGAAGTGCATAAGTCGAATTCACCGAATAAAGATTACGAGAAAAAT ctccTTATCACGTTTTTCATCAAAGTAGATGAACTAGTCACGGACCTTAGCAGTAATATGTGGTTTGTGATTGGTCGTGCATTAGAAATGGTAAAAGGTAGCGAAACAGGCAGTGGCCCCCAGGAGCTTGTCACATGTATTCGTATTGTCGAACGAGAGGAACG TATTGATAACTATTACTTAGAAAAGAAGGCTCATGGTAGTGCATTCATGCCTCCAGGTCGACCTCGGCAATTAAGAAAGAAAGCTTTTGAG GTTCTCGAGAAAACTGTTTGGAGCCGCGTCGAGGGCAACCAACTCGAGGATCGTAGCTTAAATAAAGCCTGGCTTGCCAG GTACCTCGAAGTTTGCCGAAAGGTAATCGTAGACGATCTGCAACTGGCTCGTGCCGCAGTCCCTTGCTTTCCTCCAGACTACCAAATTTACGACAGATTTGTTCACATGTATCACAACTGTGTGTGCAAACGG cttCGTGAAATTGCTGCAGAACGTCTGGAGAAAAGTGAGGTTGTTCAGTTGTTAAGTTGGATACAAACCTATGG TGCAGAAGAGTTGTTGGGCAATCGTCGTTTACAAATTAATACTGTTGCACTATTGGAAGATGTTCCGGTGCTGTCGAGAACGACACTCAACTCATTGTATGACAG TTTCATTGAAATGACACGGAATGATATGAAGATCTGGCTTGAAAAGACACTGAGTGCTGAAAAGGAT GACTGGAATAAACATGTGCGTCCGGATGAGGATAACTTTGGTTATTTCTACACTAGCTTACCGAATATTATGTTTGGAATGCTGAGGGACACG GTTACCCTTGCTAAAGAAGTGAGCGTAGAAGTGATTCCGAACGTCATAAATTTGACAATAGAAGAGTTTTTCGCCTTCGCAAATTCTTATAAAG ATGCTTTTACGGCCTATCGCAACAAGTACTTCGAGAACAGGAGCAACTTCAGAGAATTCACATCTACTATG ATTGCAATAGCTAACAATCTGCACACTTGCATCGAATCCACAGATAAGTACATGCAGCAG GTTCGTTTATCCATGGAGAACGATGAACAGCAGGACTGTAGCATTGCTGGCCGACGTGCTGTTGGCCGCCAACAAATCATCGACAACATAGACCGTCTTAACGCGAGATGGAGTAGTGCTGTTGGCGTCGC AGTTAATTTCCTGCTTGAAGAAATATGTGAGGATCTGAATCCGCACCTTGCAGAGttgttttctagaaaatg GCTCGTCGGCTGTTCAGCTCCGGAAACCATTTGCATGACTGTGCAAGACTACTTCGCTGACCACCGTCATCTTCGCCCAGCTACGCGATGTGCGCTTTTGATGGACCTGCAGTTCAGAATAGTTGGCGAATACCTCAAAGCGATCGATTCTCG TCGTCTAACGTTTGCGACGTACGAGGAACGCTCAGCAGCAGGTTCTCGTATGAAGGCTGATGCTACACGGCTAGAGACTTTATTCCAGCAACTTCTCGATACTGGAGATATTAGCGAGCCA TTCTCTCTGGTGACGTCGTTAATCTCGAGCTGCGGTGATGTAATTAGCCTTCGTGACAAATCACTGCTCACACTTGAAGTGACAACATTTAGTAGAAAATATCCGAATATCCCACTCGACTTACTTGCAGCTCTCCTTGCGAGTCGAGATGATGTTTCACGCAGTGAAGCGAA ATCAATGGCCGAAGAGGTGATGTCGCACGTGCAGTTCCATCCAAAAGATCGTGTCCTCGATCAGTTGTTTGCATCCGTGATCGGCCGCAGCGACTCTTCTTCGTGGAAGCCCAATTTGGACATGATGAATATGTTGTCGTCATTCATGCGAAGAGACCAGCCTCAGTCATAG
- a CDS encoding hypothetical protein (NECATOR_CHRII.G5966.T1): MYKVLEQIILDRLIKHREETTRDEQAYFRLGRSTIDQVFIVRRVIEIWQRTVDQCPADIILAPSGRPLTYLEYAYYVVIFAESSTKLQHAVNLVSKLAAAYGLCLRPDKCKQIWISSRPRTGIRVDGQPIELVEFCHLG; the protein is encoded by the exons atgtacaaggtattggagcagattatcctggaccgactcattaaacatcgcgaagaaacaacgcgcgacgagcaagcttaCTTTCGTcttggccgatctacgattgaccaggtgttcatcgtcaggagagtgatcgaaatctggcagcg aacagtagatcagtgtcctgccgatatcattctagcaccatcCGGACGCCCTTTGACCTATCTCGAGTACGCTTActatgttgttatattcgcggaaagcagtacgaaacttcaacatgctgtcaaccttgtatcgaagctggctgcagcctatggactatgtctccgccctgataaatgtaagCAGATATGGATCTCTTCAAGACCTCGAACGGGGATTAgagtggacggacaaccgatagaactcgtcgagtTCTGCCACCTGGGCTGA
- a CDS encoding hypothetical protein (NECATOR_CHRII.G5967.T1), giving the protein MEKSVDRTAIGASKQGLGKDSARLAICTVSKPIEILREPNVPLCLTFIDLKNVFDSVETEVVVEALTTETSLLNT; this is encoded by the coding sequence atggaaaaaagtgtagaTAGGACAGCCATAGGAGCAAGCAAGCAGGGTCTCGGGAAAGATTCTGCACGATTGGCCATATGCACGGTTTCGAAACCTATTGAAATACTACGAGAGCCCAACGTGCCGCTGTGTCTtactttcatcgacttgaagaacgTTTTTgattcagttgagacggaagtgGTTGTGGAAGCTTTGACAACCGAGACGTCCTTACTCAATACTTAG
- a CDS encoding hypothetical protein (NECATOR_CHRII.G5968.T1) — translation MYLRRSADISTVSNHRTAGLLSDCAPSPLQEAISAICSSMSDIVRMFVYVYWVLPCGDSCICFKMSTKHILKCKKMYVVREDQSGLLSNCSDLRRLHSCRSWALFPASCGIHRVVS, via the exons ATGTACTTGCGGCGGTCTGCAGATAtttcaa cggtttcgaaccatcgaacAGCAGGACTTCTTAGCGATTGCGCACCATCCCCGTTGCAAGAGGCAATTTCAGCAATTTGCAGTTCAATGAGCGATATCGTAAGAATGTTTGTATATGTCTATTGGGTATTGCCTTGTGGTGATAGTTGCATCTGCTTTAAAATGTCTACTAAACATATattgaaatgcaaaaaaatgtatgtGGTACGCGAAGACCAGTCTGGGTTACTCTCGAATTGTTCTGACCTGAGGCGCTTACATTCTTGTCGGAGCTGGGCATTGTTCCCGGCTAGTTGTGGAATTCATAGGGTAGTCTCGTAG
- a CDS encoding hypothetical protein (NECATOR_CHRII.G5969.T2) encodes MERHDVESASDAVHHLQGGSEAVGGATSCEKETSPSKADVPKRTQKRRPRPCRYFNTPKGCKLGDSCPFRHPKKRTVDDVNVVEEEIQTEPPKPYTAVASRIIVPPNVKSARFEPTKVVVAREEIDENTQLSARMKDLQFFKRSHSSTDTGDVITFNYQVSDPDWVFDVRTIKFRIVFQRCHPLDIPSVTVPSDCNRALPKLLLSHMERCSNEAVKVKYAMFESKNAYEPIGKILIRWIDNNILSVFVEGLKKTKLVREAEEAGIHLVVPSHDLAQSNGESDVKCKTEENLRDFTQSENKNAVPALIDTLERSRLSDEECGPKEAQVYDGINSTLQNVPQIEVSLIWRDSSRNIASITSIRLHICSKCIRCGQEHDTAIPVDGRTVGWRCKRCQIAQSIRLRPELVHENSSVMALLDARGCGREDDVQKLNFGTTHKSWCRDCHALCEFTVSAVRFRGDLSKIPNEDLVTASKIPKTKKEVKVIGSITEGQPLPELGTCKHYKKSYRWFRFPCCGRAFPCDTCHEEFVGGEHEMKVANRMICGHCSKEQVYADGKPCVSCNSSLTRNRSHFWEGGKGCRDPLMMNRNDVHKFVHAHKTTSRRKGRSTAQKN; translated from the exons ATGGAAAGGCATGATGTGGAGAGTGCCAGTGACGCTGTCCATCACTTGCAAGGCGGGTCAG AAGCGGTCGGTGGTGCGACGTCCTGTGAAAAGGAAACTTCGCCATCAAAAGCTGATGTGCCCAAACGAACTCAGAAAAGAAGACCCAGACCATGCCGATACTTCAACACTCCTAAAGGTTGCAAACTAGGAGATTCGTGTCCTTTCAGACATCCAAAGAAGCGCACTGTCGATGACGTCAACGTTGTTGAA GAAGAAATCCAAACTGAACCTCCCAAGCCCTATACTGCGGTTGCTTCAAGAATAATTGTTCCTCCAAATGTAAAATCGgctcgttttgaaccgaccaAAGTCGTCGTGGCTAGAGAAGAGATAGATGAAAATACGCAGCTGTCTGCGAGGATGAAAGatttacaatttttcaagAGAAG TCATTCTTCAACTGATACGGGAGACGTTATTACATTCAATTATCAAGTCAGCGATCCTGATTGG GTTTTTGATGTTCGTACGATAAAGTTCCGTATAGTTTTTCAACGTTGTCACCCTCTTGACATTCCGTCGGTAACTGTTCCTTCTGACTGCAACAGAGCTTTGCCAAAATTGTTACTTTCACATATGGAGAGATGCTCCAACGAAGCGGTAAAG GTGAAGTACGCAATGTTCGAGTCGAAAAACGCTTACGAACCTATCGGAAAGATCCTTATCCGATGGattgataataatatattGAGTGTATTCGTGGAAGGTCTCAAGAAAACTAAGCTCGTCAGAGAG GCTGAAGAGGCTGGAATTCACCTTGTCGTTCCAAGTCACGATCTAGCGCAGTCTAATGGAGAAAGCGATGTAAAATGTAAG ACCGAAGAAAACCTACGCGATTTCACTCAGTCGGAAAACAAGAACGCAGTCCCAGCCCTAATTGATACACTGGAACGTTCGCGTCTCTCAGACGAAGAATGTGGTCCAAAGGAAGCTCAAGTTTACGATGGGATCAACTCGACTCTGCAGAACGTTCCACAAATCGAAGTCTCTCTGATTTGGCGAGATTCCAG TCGCAACATCGCTTCTATAACTTCGATTCGCCTTCATATATGCAGCAAATGCATTCGTTGTGGACAGGAACATGATACGGCTATTCCAGTTGACGGCCGTACAGTTGGATGGCGATGTAAACGTTGTCAGATAGCACAGAGTATAAG ACTTCGACCTGAACTCGTACATGAAAACTCCTCGGTGATGGCGTTGTTGGATGCTCGTG GTTGTGGAAGGGAAGATGATGTCCAG AAACTCAACTTCGGCACCACTCACAAGTCATGGTGCCGCGATTGTCATGCGCTATGTGAATTCACGGTCAGTGCAGTACGATTCCGAGGAGATCTATCGAAAATACCGAACGAGGATCTCGTGACCGCCAGTAAAATtcccaaaacgaaaaaagag GTAAAAGTCATCGGTTCAATAACGGAAGGGCAACCACTGCCTGAGCTCGGTACATGcaaacactacaaaaagagTTACAGATGGTTTCG GTTTCCTTGCTGCGGACGAGCATTTCCTTGCGACACTTGCCACGAGGAGTTCGTTGGAGGTGAACATGAGATGAAGGTTGCTAATAGGATGATCTGCGGACACTGCAGCAAAGAGCAA GTTTATGCTGACGGGAAGCCGTGTGTGAGCTGTAACTCATCATTGACAAGGAATCGATCGCACTTTTGGGAAGGTGGCAAAGGTTGTCGAGATCCACTGATGATGAATAG AAACGATGTCCACAAATTTGTGCACGCTCACAAGACGACATCAAGGAGGAAGGGTCGTTCAACAGCTCAAAAGAATTAA
- a CDS encoding hypothetical protein (NECATOR_CHRII.G5969.T1), protein MERHDVESASDAVHHLQGGSEAVGGATSCEKETSPSKADVPKRTQKRRPRPCRYFNTPKGCKLGDSCPFRHPKKRTVDDVNVVEEEIQTEPPKPYTAVASRIIVPPNVKSARFEPTKVVVAREEIDENTQLFPNCTHSSTDTGDVITFNYQVSDPDWVFDVRTIKFRIVFQRCHPLDIPSVTVPSDCNRALPKLLLSHMERCSNEAVKVKYAMFESKNAYEPIGKILIRWIDNNILSVFVEGLKKTKLVREAEEAGIHLVVPSHDLAQSNGESDVKCKTEENLRDFTQSENKNAVPALIDTLERSRLSDEECGPKEAQVYDGINSTLQNVPQIEVSLIWRDSSRNIASITSIRLHICSKCIRCGQEHDTAIPVDGRTVGWRCKRCQIAQSIRLRPELVHENSSVMALLDARGCRPLDCILQQSQLKFVCLGCGREDDVQKLNFGTTHKSWCRDCHALCEFTVSAVRFRGDLSKIPNEDLVTASKIPKTKKEVKVIGSITEGQPLPELGTCKHYKKSYRWFRFPCCGRAFPCDTCHEEFVGGEHEMKVANRMICGHCSKEQVYADGKPCVSCNSSLTRNRSHFWEGGKGCRDPLMMNRNDVHKFVHAHKTTSRRKGRSTAQKN, encoded by the exons ATGGAAAGGCATGATGTGGAGAGTGCCAGTGACGCTGTCCATCACTTGCAAGGCGGGTCAG AAGCGGTCGGTGGTGCGACGTCCTGTGAAAAGGAAACTTCGCCATCAAAAGCTGATGTGCCCAAACGAACTCAGAAAAGAAGACCCAGACCATGCCGATACTTCAACACTCCTAAAGGTTGCAAACTAGGAGATTCGTGTCCTTTCAGACATCCAAAGAAGCGCACTGTCGATGACGTCAACGTTGTTGAA GAAGAAATCCAAACTGAACCTCCCAAGCCCTATACTGCGGTTGCTTCAAGAATAATTGTTCCTCCAAATGTAAAATCGgctcgttttgaaccgaccaAAGTCGTCGTGGCTAGAGAAGAGATAGATGAAAATACGCAGCT ATTCCCAAATTGCACTCATTCTTCAACTGATACGGGAGACGTTATTACATTCAATTATCAAGTCAGCGATCCTGATTGG GTTTTTGATGTTCGTACGATAAAGTTCCGTATAGTTTTTCAACGTTGTCACCCTCTTGACATTCCGTCGGTAACTGTTCCTTCTGACTGCAACAGAGCTTTGCCAAAATTGTTACTTTCACATATGGAGAGATGCTCCAACGAAGCGGTAAAG GTGAAGTACGCAATGTTCGAGTCGAAAAACGCTTACGAACCTATCGGAAAGATCCTTATCCGATGGattgataataatatattGAGTGTATTCGTGGAAGGTCTCAAGAAAACTAAGCTCGTCAGAGAG GCTGAAGAGGCTGGAATTCACCTTGTCGTTCCAAGTCACGATCTAGCGCAGTCTAATGGAGAAAGCGATGTAAAATGTAAG ACCGAAGAAAACCTACGCGATTTCACTCAGTCGGAAAACAAGAACGCAGTCCCAGCCCTAATTGATACACTGGAACGTTCGCGTCTCTCAGACGAAGAATGTGGTCCAAAGGAAGCTCAAGTTTACGATGGGATCAACTCGACTCTGCAGAACGTTCCACAAATCGAAGTCTCTCTGATTTGGCGAGATTCCAG TCGCAACATCGCTTCTATAACTTCGATTCGCCTTCATATATGCAGCAAATGCATTCGTTGTGGACAGGAACATGATACGGCTATTCCAGTTGACGGCCGTACAGTTGGATGGCGATGTAAACGTTGTCAGATAGCACAGAGTATAAG ACTTCGACCTGAACTCGTACATGAAAACTCCTCGGTGATGGCGTTGTTGGATGCTCGTGGTTGCCGGCCTTTAGACTGCATCTTGCAACAATCTCAGCTCAAGTTTGTGTGTTTAGGTTGTGGAAGGGAAGATGATGTCCAG AAACTCAACTTCGGCACCACTCACAAGTCATGGTGCCGCGATTGTCATGCGCTATGTGAATTCACGGTCAGTGCAGTACGATTCCGAGGAGATCTATCGAAAATACCGAACGAGGATCTCGTGACCGCCAGTAAAATtcccaaaacgaaaaaagag GTAAAAGTCATCGGTTCAATAACGGAAGGGCAACCACTGCCTGAGCTCGGTACATGcaaacactacaaaaagagTTACAGATGGTTTCG GTTTCCTTGCTGCGGACGAGCATTTCCTTGCGACACTTGCCACGAGGAGTTCGTTGGAGGTGAACATGAGATGAAGGTTGCTAATAGGATGATCTGCGGACACTGCAGCAAAGAGCAA GTTTATGCTGACGGGAAGCCGTGTGTGAGCTGTAACTCATCATTGACAAGGAATCGATCGCACTTTTGGGAAGGTGGCAAAGGTTGTCGAGATCCACTGATGATGAATAG AAACGATGTCCACAAATTTGTGCACGCTCACAAGACGACATCAAGGAGGAAGGGTCGTTCAACAGCTCAAAAGAATTAA
- a CDS encoding hypothetical protein (NECATOR_CHRII.G5970.T2) gives MRIGFPEARLCIAKRPSALNMEKRTFAGTRILPVWIEVWLTMSAIICFMDVMFTMLRPHTTEGILAGVFYGWNLYASVDVRYADTKDIVTCATGRVMLVEIAMNVIAVYMSHKRSRHALLTAFTTTAFVFWKTLWFLTLYVLPPPGNKPYFTEDSSYIDIFLIFWIPNGFWVLVPFVVMISLWNKLAFPVDVVEQYKAVSTV, from the exons GCCATCTGCGCTAAATATGGAGAAG AGAACGTTCGCAGGTACTCGAATTTTGCCGGTTTGGATTGAAGTGTGGCTTACGATGTCTGCCATAATTTGCTTCATGGATGTGATGTTCACGATGCTCCGCCCACATACTACAGAAGGCATTCTGGCTGGCGTTTTCTACGGtt GGAATCTCTACGCAAGTGTAGACGTCCGATACGCCGACACAAAGGACATCGTGACCTGCGCCACAGGACGTGTCATGCTAGTCGAAATAGCCATGAATGTGATCGCCGTGTACATG TCACACAAAAGATCACGACATGCTCTTCTGACTGCATTCACAACCACGGCATTCGTGTTCTGGAAGACTCTTTGGTTTCTAACCCTGTATGTGCTGCCGCCACCCG GTAATAAACCCTACTTTACTGAAGATAGCTCCTATATCgacatttttctcatattctgGATTCCGAATG GGTTCTGGGTTCTCGTTCCTTTCGTGGTCATGATCTCACTGTGGAACAAATTGGCTTTTCCGGTCGACGTTGTAGAGCAGTACAAAGCAGTTAGCACAGTCTGA